The segment GGTAGCCGTTGGTGGAGTCCAGGACGCCCTTGTGGGCGATGTAGCCGGTCGGCTGGCCGGAGATCCGGGCCCAGGTCGAACCGCCGTCGGTGGAGCGGTAGACCGTGTTGTCCTTGTCGGCCACACCGACGTAGATGGTCTGCGTCGCGCTGCCGGAGGCGCCGGTGCGCTCGTCGAAGGTGACCCAGACGACGCCCTCGTTGTCGCTCTGGTAGCCGCTGGTGTCCGTCGGGTCCGGCGCGTAGTTGCCGACGTTGGGGAAGGCCGTCACCTTCGCCCACGTCACGCCCGAATCGGTGCTCCGCCACAGGCCGTTGCCGCTCGGCGCGCCCAGGTACAGCACGCTGTTCTTGTTCGGGTCGATCGCGAGCCGCTCGCCCATGCCCCGGCCCGGCATGTTGCCGCCCAGCTTGAAGGGGAGGGCGGAGGCGGTCCAGGTCGCGCCCCGGTCGGAGGAGCGGAGCACGGCGCCGTTGTTCGGGTCCCAGGAGTTGGTGTACGTGCCCACGGCCGCGTAGACCCTGTCCGGGTTCACGGCATCGCTGGCGAGGCTCACGACGCCGGTGTAACCCCAGTGGTCCCAGTCCACGGAGTCGAGCAGCGGGGTCCACGACTTGCTGCTCTGCACCCAGCGGTAGGCCCCGCCGATGTCGGTACGGGCGTACGCGAGGTTCTTCTCGGAGCGGTTGAAGACGATGCCGGGGACGAAACCGCCGCCGTCGATGCGGGCGTTCTTCCAGGTGTACGACTCGGCGGTGGCCGCGGCGGTGGCGGTGCGGGCGGCCACCGCCATGGCGGTCAGCAATCCGCCGATGAGGGCCAGTGCGGCCAGCAGTGATCCGAGCACTCTTCGTGGCATGGGGGGATCCCCTCTCCGTACAGCCGCGGTGCGGGCGGTGTGTGAACGGAACCTTGTTTGGGAGCGCTCCCATGCCGGATGGCATGCCGATGGTAGCGGCGGACGGGGCAAGCGAGAAGAGGGTGCGAAAGGGCTTTCTCCAGCGGCGCGGTGCGTTGCCCGGGGGACCTGGGCGACGGATCATCGAGCGGGACATGACGGACTATCAGGGGGCAGGAATGGGCAACCGCATCACCCGCAGGGCGTTCGCGGCGGGCGCCGCCGGAGCCGTCTCGCTGGCGCTGGCGACCGGCGACGCTGCCGCCGCCGCGGCCGCCGGAGCGCCACGGGCCGAGCTGCGCGGCATGTGGATCGCGAGCGTCGCCAACCGCGACTGGCCTTCCGCGCGCGGGCTGCCGGCGGACCGGCAGCGGCAGGAACTGCTCGACCTGCTCGACCTCGCGGTCGACCGCCGTCTGAACGCGGTGATGTTCCAGGTCCGGCCGACCGCCGACGCGATGTGGCCGTCCGAGTACGAGCCCTGGTCCGAGTACCTCACCGGCACCCAGGGCCGCGACCCCGGCTGGGACCCGCTGGGCACCGCCGTCAGCGAGGCGCACCGGCGCGGGCTGGAGCTGCACGCGTGGTTCAACCCCTACCGGGTCGCCAACCACACGGACCCCTCACGGCTGGCCGCCCGCCACCCCGCCCGCGTTCACCCGGACTGGGTGGTCCCCTACGGCGGGAAGCTCTACTACAACCCCGGGCTCCCGCAGGTCCGGCGCTTCGTCCAGGACGCCATGCTGGACGCGGTCGAGCGCTACGCCGTGGACGCCGTCCACTGGGACGACTACTTCTACCCGTACCCGGTGGCCGGCCAGTCCTTCGACGACGACGAGGCGTACGACCGCTACGGCGCGGACTTCCGCGACCGCGCGGCCTGGCGCCGCGACAACATCGACTCCCTCGTGCGCGAGACGGCCGCCCGCATCAAGCAGATCCGCCCCGGCACGCGCTTCGGCGTCAGCCCCTTCGCGGTCTGGCGCAACGCGACCACCGACTCGCGCGGCTCCGACACCCGGGCGGGTGTGCAGACCTATGACGACCTGCACGCGGACACCCGGGGCTGGGTGCGCAAGGAGTGGATCGACTACATCGTTCCGCAGGTGTACTGGAACCTCGGCTACGCCGCCGCCGACTACGCCAAGATCGTGCCCTGGTGGGCCGACGCGGTCGCCGGTACCCGCGTACGCCTCTACATCGGCGAGGCCCTGTACAAGGCGAGCGCGTCCGGCCAGCCCTCCGCATGGCAGGACCCCGCCGAGCTGTCCCGCCATCTCGACTTCGACGCGGACTATCCGCAGGTACGCGGCAATGTCTTCTTCGCCGCGCGCGATGTCGCGGACGACCCGATCGGCGCGATGAGTCAGGTCGTCGCCGACCACTACCGCACCAGGGTCCTGCCGCCTCGCTAGGCCCTGTCGTCAAATTGGCGCCAACCGCCCGGAGGGCGGGTCCCGCGGCGTCTGGCGCGGTGCATCGCAAGGCGGAGATTCGCCCTCGTAGTGGGCTACTCGGGCGATTCGACAACGCAGCGAGGCGCCGTGCCAGACGCCGCGGGACAGGCGGGAATTTGACGACAGGGCCCAGGGCCTGTCCGGCCCGGGCGGCCTACAGCCCGGGCTTGTGCACCACGACCGAGTCCGGGCCCGGGGACAGCACGCACTCGTGGCCGTCCTCGTAGCGGACCCGGTACGGCGGCTCGCCGCTCTGTCCCATGACTTCGACGATCTGCGCGTCCCGGTCGTGCTGTCCGACGACCCGGCCGTGCTGCTTGAGGGTGTCACCCACATTCGCGTGCATCCGATCCGACCTCCTGCATCCGG is part of the Streptomyces sp. NBC_01262 genome and harbors:
- a CDS encoding glycoside hydrolase family 10 protein translates to MTDYQGAGMGNRITRRAFAAGAAGAVSLALATGDAAAAAAAGAPRAELRGMWIASVANRDWPSARGLPADRQRQELLDLLDLAVDRRLNAVMFQVRPTADAMWPSEYEPWSEYLTGTQGRDPGWDPLGTAVSEAHRRGLELHAWFNPYRVANHTDPSRLAARHPARVHPDWVVPYGGKLYYNPGLPQVRRFVQDAMLDAVERYAVDAVHWDDYFYPYPVAGQSFDDDEAYDRYGADFRDRAAWRRDNIDSLVRETAARIKQIRPGTRFGVSPFAVWRNATTDSRGSDTRAGVQTYDDLHADTRGWVRKEWIDYIVPQVYWNLGYAAADYAKIVPWWADAVAGTRVRLYIGEALYKASASGQPSAWQDPAELSRHLDFDADYPQVRGNVFFAARDVADDPIGAMSQVVADHYRTRVLPPR
- a CDS encoding DUF1918 domain-containing protein; protein product: MHANVGDTLKQHGRVVGQHDRDAQIVEVMGQSGEPPYRVRYEDGHECVLSPGPDSVVVHKPGL